GCTCTAACCAACTGAGCTATGTGCCCCCTGTTGAAGCCATTGCCTCAACGGGAAGTAGCAAATTCTATCGACGCTTCACAATCTGTCAAACGGGGGTTTGCCGAAAAGTGAAGGAACCCTCCGATTATCGACTACGTATCGAAGGAATTCCAGGATTTAGGACCCCAAATCGCACGGAAGGTTCGGGGGATTCACGGCAAATCGACCTCAAAAAACTGATGGTGAATTCATTTGCTGTTTTGTGGATAATCCGTCGTAGCTATCGCAAGCAATGAACCAGTTGCTGTCACAAGCTTTTGCGACACTATTAGAAGACAAGGATGTGTGGAATGAAGAGTCCTACGGCTCGATGGGCGATGGCCCTGGGGTTGGCGGCTTTCAGCGGAAGTGCGGCACTTGCAGCCGGGCCGACCGCCGAACAAGCCCTGCAATTACAACCCATCCAAGCAGATGTTGACTATCAACGCCCCGCCGCAGGGGAAATTGCTCAGTGCAAAATCGGCGCTGAAAAGATCGGAAACGCGACTGGCTGGGTCGTCAGCGGCCCCAACGGCGAGCGTTTACGAGTCTTTCTCGATACCAACGACGACAAGAAGGTCGATCAGTGGTCGTACTTTAAAGATGGCGTCGAGGTCTACCGCGACGTCGATAGCGACTTCAATGGTAAAGCCGATCAGTATCGTTGGCTCGGTATGGCCGGAACCCGCTGGGGCGTGGATGTCGACGAAGATGGCAAGGTCGACGGCTGGAAGATGATTTCCGCCGAAGAGGTCTCGTCGGAACTGGTCGAAGCCGCCAAAACGGGCGATGTCGATCGCTTTATCTCCTTGATTCCTACGCAAGATGAACTGAAATCGCTCGGTTTGACAGGGCAACGGGCCAAAGATATCGCCGACAAGGTTGCTAAAAGCGAGCAGGCGTTCACGGCTTGGGCGCGTACGCAGAAGGCCATTGATAACAGCACCAAATGGGTGCACTTTGGTGCGACCCGCCCTGGCGTTGTGCCAGCAGGGACGGACGGCGTAACGAAAGACCTGGTGGTTTACGAAAATGCAATCGCCATGCTCGAGACGGGCGGTCAACACGGCCAGATCGAACTCGGAACGTTGGTTCGTATCAACGACGCCTGGCGTTTGATTGGTGTTCCAAGTGGTGGTGCTGGGGCTTCGGAAGTCGCTGCCAATCCGCAAGGTTCGTTCTTTTCGGTCAGCTATAACGGTGGTCCCGCTGCTGCTTCGGGCAACATGGGCATCGGCGCCGAAATGCAAGAATTGCTAGATCAACTCGAAAAGCTCGATCAGCAGATGGCGCAAGCTACTTCGCCACAGCAGCGCGAACAAATCGCCATGCAGCGATTGGAAGTCATTAAGAAGGTGATTGGTGCTGCCAACGATCCGGAAATGCGTGAGAACTGGATCAAGCAACTCGCCGATGCCCTGAGTGGTGGCATTCAAACCGGCGAACTCACCAAAGGATTGGATCAACTTCAATCGTTGGCTGATCAGGTTGAAAAGCAGGCCCCCAAGACCGATCTCGCCGCGTATGTTCGCTTCCGCGAGATGAGTGCAGCTTACACGCAGCAATTCAACGATCCGAAAGCGGACTACGCCAAGATTCAAGATGCCTGGCTCGCCAAGCTGGAAGGCTTCATTGATGCCTACCCGAAAAGTGCTGACTCGGCCGAAGCGATGATGCAGTTGGCAATCGCGCACGAATTTGCCGGTGAGGAAGACGACGCTAAGAAGTGGTATGCCCGCATTCGCAGCGACTTCGAGGGAAGCACGCTCGGCGACAAGGCCAACGGTGCGATCCGCCGCCTGGATGCCGTGGGCAAGCCGTACGTCATTCGCGGAACCACGCTGGACGGCAAGAAGCTCGATTCGTCGGCCTTCAAGGGTAAGGCCGTGCTAATTCAGTACTGGGCGACCTGGTGTGAACCTTGCGTCGAGGACATGAAGGTGATTCGCGAACTTCAGGCCAAGTATGGTGCTCGCGGTTTTCAGCCGATCGGGGTCAGCCTTGATTCAGGCGAAGCAGAAGTTCGTCAGTTCCTGACGGCCAACCGCCTGCCTTGGCCGCAGTTGTATCAAGATGGCGGTCTCGATAGCCCATACGCCTTGGAGATGGGTGTGCTGACGTTGCCGACCATGATTTTGATCGGTCCCGACGGTACGGTCATTAGCCGCGGCTTGCATATTTCGCAGCTCGATTCCGAACTCGGCAAGTTGATCAAATAGTTTTGGTCGATGGATGTCGATAATAACTTAAGGGGCACTTCTCGTGGTTCGAGATGTGCCCTTTTTCGTTGAATGAAATGCCGAATTCCTCTGGTGAGATGAGGCCGACTTTAGTAAAACTTGGCCTCCTCGAAAGGAATTCGAAGAATACTTCCAAAGATTGGAATGCAGATGTTTCCGTTTTACGTACCACTGCAGGTATGGTGGTTCGCCGCCCTTGTATACCTGTGTGCGATTGCCAGCGTCGCATGGGTCCGTTTTGCCCGCGACGTGCATAGCCAGCAGCTTGCTCAGGTCAGTTCGGTCGTCTGCTTTGTCGTGATGACGGTCCACCTGGTGCACGAAATCACCAGCGGCTCAGGCTTCTGGCTCGCCGGAGCGATCGTCTTCGTGGTGCTAGCCGTCCTGTGCGTCTTCGAACCGAAAACAACCCGCCCAACTCGGCATATCTAAGTTCGCCGAATCAACGGAATAAATGGCACACGACTTTCTTAAGCCCACGGTGTGCCACCGGGCATCTGGCCCGTGCCGAAGCGGTTTTGATTTCGAATCGCCCACTGGTTCCAGGCTTTTGTCTGCTTTCCTCTCATTAGACGAAAAAAGAGTCCTGACACCTTTTCTTCTCCGACACCTTTTCTTCTCTAAACGCACAAGACGCCAACCGTACCGACAAATTCCCCAGAGTGAAATAGAAGTTGTGGGTAATTGAAAGGCTGGCCGGACGGTTACATTCAAACGATTCGTCCCCGAACATACCGTTAAAAAGCTGTGAGCACAGTACCATGCCCCCGTCCCGCTTTACTTGCCCAACCGCCTACAGCAATTTCATTCTTCATCGTGGGAGTTCCTCTTTTTTTGGGGGGCTACGCTTTCTAGGTATTCGCGAATCTCTTTAAGATCGGGGCCGTTGGCAAGTTCAATTGCCAGCGCCCGGTTGCCTCCCATTTCCAGCAACTTTTTTACGTACTCTAGACGTCGACTGAGGATTGCCACTTCCATCGCGAGATCCAGATCGCCCCATGTTGCCTTCACGTCCATCAGCTTCTTAAATAGTTCGAAGTTGTCGACGCGGATGGCTTGGCTAAATAACGACAGCTCCTCGGACGGAACCACCTCGCCGCCAGATTCGATGTATTGCCGAACCGACTCCCAGGGCTGTTGCGCGATGGCTTCCAAGAAGGGAGGTGGCGGCTCCGGAGGCTGTGACAAGCTTTGTTCAAACGATGCCCAGCTATCCGCGCAAACCCGATCAGGTTCGCACGTGGAGACCAGAATCAGCCTGGGAGTCTTCCCGATTTCGAGACAGACGAATTCTTCGCCTGAGGTCATGGCAATAGGCAAGAGATGATCATCCTTCCGATATTCATTCACATCATCAAAGAATTCTTTCAGGCCGCCTTCGTCTCGTAGCTGGAGAAACAACAACAAGGGATAGGTAAGTAGCGTCGAGTAGACTTCAGGCATGCAGGCGCCACCGTTTTGAGCG
This window of the Blastopirellula marina genome carries:
- a CDS encoding TlpA disulfide reductase family protein; translated protein: MKSPTARWAMALGLAAFSGSAALAAGPTAEQALQLQPIQADVDYQRPAAGEIAQCKIGAEKIGNATGWVVSGPNGERLRVFLDTNDDKKVDQWSYFKDGVEVYRDVDSDFNGKADQYRWLGMAGTRWGVDVDEDGKVDGWKMISAEEVSSELVEAAKTGDVDRFISLIPTQDELKSLGLTGQRAKDIADKVAKSEQAFTAWARTQKAIDNSTKWVHFGATRPGVVPAGTDGVTKDLVVYENAIAMLETGGQHGQIELGTLVRINDAWRLIGVPSGGAGASEVAANPQGSFFSVSYNGGPAAASGNMGIGAEMQELLDQLEKLDQQMAQATSPQQREQIAMQRLEVIKKVIGAANDPEMRENWIKQLADALSGGIQTGELTKGLDQLQSLADQVEKQAPKTDLAAYVRFREMSAAYTQQFNDPKADYAKIQDAWLAKLEGFIDAYPKSADSAEAMMQLAIAHEFAGEEDDAKKWYARIRSDFEGSTLGDKANGAIRRLDAVGKPYVIRGTTLDGKKLDSSAFKGKAVLIQYWATWCEPCVEDMKVIRELQAKYGARGFQPIGVSLDSGEAEVRQFLTANRLPWPQLYQDGGLDSPYALEMGVLTLPTMILIGPDGTVISRGLHISQLDSELGKLIK
- a CDS encoding SMI1/KNR4 family protein, producing the protein MKDIQLSAVGPPIDQQALADLESYVGGPICSEYKEFLLAQNGGACMPEVYSTLLTYPLLLFLQLRDEGGLKEFFDDVNEYRKDDHLLPIAMTSGEEFVCLEIGKTPRLILVSTCEPDRVCADSWASFEQSLSQPPEPPPPFLEAIAQQPWESVRQYIESGGEVVPSEELSLFSQAIRVDNFELFKKLMDVKATWGDLDLAMEVAILSRRLEYVKKLLEMGGNRALAIELANGPDLKEIREYLESVAPQKKRNSHDEE